One genomic region from Rubinisphaera margarita encodes:
- a CDS encoding prepilin peptidase → MDALTILATVIFVLFAFGYGACFGSFLNVVVWRLPRRMPILLARSHCPKCKHAIPGSDNIPIFGWIRLKGRCRFCQLPISIRYPLVETAVALLFAALFVLIVVAHGISLPSQFLRDHGGNWLTEFPGCPLLLVYIHQIVLGYFLFGIVLIEEDGQQTPWRWPLIAIVLHFVIIAFNPAVGMMDYVSALKVDQSDTAGVSVSFQQAAMFGFGGALLAAVPGLLGRWLLGPLRYRNGYQAFLLIGFFLGPAFLLWTAMIVGFSLLAQRVGAQIRKNSSVSGVSTQVLLAWLIILCTWRWWPALNV, encoded by the coding sequence ATGGATGCCCTCACCATTCTCGCGACAGTCATCTTCGTGCTCTTTGCGTTCGGCTACGGCGCCTGTTTCGGCAGCTTTCTGAACGTTGTTGTCTGGCGACTGCCCCGGCGGATGCCAATATTGCTGGCCCGCAGTCATTGTCCGAAGTGCAAACACGCGATTCCCGGCTCAGATAACATCCCGATCTTCGGCTGGATCCGACTCAAAGGCCGCTGCCGCTTCTGCCAGTTGCCGATTTCAATCCGTTATCCGCTCGTTGAAACCGCGGTCGCTCTGCTCTTCGCGGCTCTGTTCGTGCTGATTGTGGTCGCTCACGGAATTTCGCTGCCGTCTCAGTTTCTCCGAGATCACGGCGGCAACTGGCTAACCGAGTTCCCCGGTTGTCCGTTGCTGCTGGTCTATATTCATCAGATCGTGCTCGGCTACTTTCTGTTCGGAATTGTTCTGATTGAAGAGGATGGACAGCAGACGCCATGGCGGTGGCCGCTGATCGCGATTGTCCTGCATTTCGTGATCATCGCGTTCAATCCGGCTGTGGGGATGATGGATTACGTCTCGGCCCTGAAGGTGGACCAGTCCGATACCGCAGGCGTGTCGGTTTCGTTCCAGCAGGCTGCGATGTTCGGCTTTGGCGGGGCTTTGCTGGCTGCTGTCCCCGGGCTTCTCGGTCGCTGGCTGCTGGGACCACTGCGTTATCGCAATGGCTATCAGGCCTTTCTGCTGATCGGGTTCTTTCTCGGGCCGGCGTTCCTGCTCTGGACCGCCATGATCGTTGGCTTCTCGCTGCTCGCCCAGCGGGTGGGGGCTCAGATCAGGAAGAATTCCTCGGTCTCGGGCGTCTCGACACAGGTTCTTCTGGCCTGGCTGATCATTCTGTGTACGTGGAGGTGGTGGCCCGCCTTAAACGTCTGA
- a CDS encoding type IV pilus twitching motility protein PilT has product MVMVSEWTESTFLPNKELEIDKIFKSAIKLGCSDIHLQVGRPPVFRIKGGLRPLQMDPISESKMIELTFPMMDQRNLDIFHRDGGADFAKTLIVDGEPWRFRINLMTQMSKIGMVARKIERSIPPFEGLFLPPIMEELCKYDQGMVLLAGVTGSGKSTTIASMLDWINHNYNKHILTIEDPIEFIYTSDNCLINQREIGQDVIDFHTAMKHAVREDPDIMLVGEMRDMETFETAIHAAETGHLVFGTIHASSAPGTISRILDLFPSSMHGAIRASIAMNMKAIVGQKLLKTIVDKPSRVPIVEVMKFNPTVRKLVREGLDEKLTAAIRIGKDEGMQVFNDSLKSFIDRELISRGDAFEISPNVEELKMALKGIDVKAAAIL; this is encoded by the coding sequence ATGGTAATGGTTTCCGAGTGGACTGAATCCACTTTCCTTCCCAATAAAGAACTTGAGATCGACAAGATCTTCAAATCGGCCATCAAGCTCGGCTGCTCCGATATTCACCTGCAGGTCGGTCGTCCTCCTGTGTTCCGAATCAAGGGAGGGCTGCGTCCGCTGCAGATGGACCCGATTTCGGAGTCGAAGATGATCGAGCTGACGTTCCCGATGATGGACCAGCGTAACCTCGATATTTTCCATCGTGACGGCGGGGCCGACTTCGCGAAAACGCTGATCGTCGACGGCGAACCCTGGCGTTTCCGTATCAACCTGATGACGCAGATGAGCAAAATCGGCATGGTGGCTCGAAAGATCGAGCGGTCCATCCCGCCGTTCGAAGGGTTGTTTCTGCCGCCGATTATGGAAGAGCTTTGCAAGTACGACCAGGGAATGGTGCTGCTGGCCGGGGTGACCGGTTCCGGTAAATCGACGACGATCGCCTCGATGCTGGACTGGATCAACCACAACTACAATAAGCACATTCTCACGATCGAAGACCCGATCGAATTTATTTACACCTCCGACAACTGCCTGATTAACCAGCGTGAAATTGGACAGGACGTGATCGACTTCCACACGGCGATGAAACATGCCGTGCGTGAAGACCCGGACATCATGCTCGTGGGCGAAATGCGAGACATGGAAACCTTCGAAACGGCTATCCACGCGGCTGAAACCGGTCACCTGGTGTTCGGAACCATCCACGCCTCGAGTGCTCCCGGAACGATTTCCCGTATTCTCGACCTGTTCCCGTCGTCGATGCACGGAGCCATTCGGGCCAGTATCGCGATGAACATGAAGGCGATCGTGGGACAGAAACTGCTCAAGACCATCGTCGACAAGCCGAGTCGTGTCCCGATCGTGGAGGTCATGAAGTTCAACCCGACGGTGCGAAAACTCGTCCGGGAAGGTCTGGACGAAAAACTCACGGCGGCCATTCGCATCGGGAAAGACGAAGGCATGCAGGTGTTCAACGACAGCCTGAAGTCCTTCATCGACCGGGAACTGATCAGCCGTGGCGATGCGTTCGAGATTTCTCCGAACGTGGAAGAACTCAAGATGGCTCTCAAGGGAATCGACGTCAAAGCGGCTGCGATTCTGTAA
- a CDS encoding FHA domain-containing protein — protein MKISFQILTGKHKGRMLTLPADVVKIGRDPTAQIRVNSTEVSRIHCEITLRDGNVYVKDLGSRNGTFVNGEVIFGEAQIRPGDTLHVGNMVFELAGEKKKAAPKSSERIRPPGSRNAIRTASEEDVIDWLAEDESELDSDTTIVTNTEARQMGLNDAPGPSAPLVPRTSSISLSPVEDGTPAADAAQIIKQYWANK, from the coding sequence ATGAAGATTTCATTTCAGATTTTGACGGGCAAACACAAGGGGAGAATGCTCACCCTTCCGGCCGATGTCGTGAAGATCGGGCGAGATCCCACGGCTCAGATTCGCGTCAATTCGACCGAAGTCAGCCGGATTCACTGTGAGATCACTTTGCGGGACGGCAACGTCTACGTGAAGGATCTGGGCAGCCGGAACGGCACGTTCGTCAATGGCGAGGTCATTTTCGGCGAAGCTCAGATCCGGCCAGGCGACACACTGCATGTCGGCAATATGGTCTTCGAGCTGGCCGGCGAAAAGAAAAAGGCGGCTCCTAAGTCGTCGGAACGAATCCGCCCCCCCGGATCCCGCAATGCGATTCGAACCGCTTCCGAAGAGGATGTGATCGACTGGCTGGCCGAAGATGAGTCCGAGCTTGATTCCGATACGACGATCGTGACGAATACGGAAGCTCGTCAGATGGGGCTGAATGACGCCCCGGGTCCGTCTGCTCCGCTGGTGCCGCGAACCTCTTCGATTTCGCTGAGCCCGGTGGAAGACGGCACGCCGGCCGCAGATGCCGCTCAGATTATTAAACAGTACTGGGCCAACAAGTAA